One genomic region from Salvia hispanica cultivar TCC Black 2014 chromosome 2, UniMelb_Shisp_WGS_1.0, whole genome shotgun sequence encodes:
- the LOC125208046 gene encoding wall-associated receptor kinase 2-like, which produces MLMQICLLYVTIWLHSVSAQSTSIAKPGCPERCGTQPIPYPFGVGPGCSMERSFEINCNTSFDPPRAFLSILGGEIMGINPNNVRVNMPNLALSTYGQSVRILSVVYSLSATRYTFSDQNWLTAIGCDDMAAVTGLANRSFSGGCVSYCQSAGDSSGVASCPNDSNGFGLGTGCCRTPIPKGTTNLYVNLTDVHRNWRNNKLFSTSYAFVGEMVTSNFSYRLNDLNNDTIFLSDNWSAKNTPPVVLDWKIGQQNCNEARRNLTTYACKGNSECVNFDTNIAGYLCNCSKGYQGNPYLDPGCQDADECTDNPCDPNADCTNTPGSFICKCRKRYGGDGMKDGSGCTKLPPSTIINVSIGVGAGVGFIMLLAICFYVYKAKQKRNKRIEKEKFFEHLLLQHQTNEGTLERTKLFPAKELEKATDNFNASRILGQGGQGTVYKGMLSDGKIVAIKKLKLVDEDQLEQLINEVVILSQINHRNVVKLLGCCLATEVPLLVYEFVSHGTLFDLIHDRNAEISLSWDMRLKMAADIAGALAYLHSASSVPIFHRDVKSSNILLDEKYVVKVSDFGTSKVVAVDQTHLTTLVKGTFGYLDPEYFQTSQFTDKSDVYSFGVVLAELLTGRRPISSDTTEGDRNLAARFLASLEAGDLESILDARVSEEGGREEVGSVARLAERCLNHKGKMRPSMREVATELESIRISQMPSNARDEEGIETSGCEVKPMMITDIDYTWASGKSEISSPSDTRPFISDIV; this is translated from the exons ATGCTTATGCAAATCTGTCTCCTCTATGTCACAATCTGGCTTCACTCTGTCTCAGCGCAATCTACATCAATTGCGAAGCCCGGATGCCCAGAGCGGTGCGGGACCCAGCCGATCCCGTACCCGTTCGGGGTGGGGCCGGGTTGCTCCATGGAGCGATCCTTTGAGATCAACTGCAACACTTCCTTTGACCCGCCAAGGGCGTTCCTGTCCATCCTTGGCGGGGAGATCATGGGAATAAACCCGAACAACGTTCGGGTCAATATGCCGAATTTGGCGCTCTCTACGTACGGCCAGAGTGTGAGGATCTTGAGCGTTGTCTATAGCTTGTCGGCGACTCGATATACGTTCTCGGATCAGAACTGGCTCACGGCCATCGGCTGTGACGACATGGCGGCGGTGACGGGGCTGGCCAACAGGAGCTTCAGCGGCGGATGCGTCTCGTATTGTCAGAGCGCGGGTGACTCCAGTGGCGTCGCGTCGTGTCCGAATGATAGCAACGGGTTTGGGCTTGGCACCGGCTGTTGCCGCACCCCTATTCCTAAAG GCACCACAAACTTATATGTAAATTTAACAGACGTACATAGAAATTGGAGAAACAACAAGTTATTCTCTACTAGCTACGCCTTTGTCGGGGAGATGGTCACCTCCAATTTTTCGTACCGCCTGAACGACTTAAACAATGACACAATATTCTTGAGTGACAATTGGTCAGCCAAAAACACTCCGCCGGTGGTCCTAGACTGGAAGATAGGGCAGCAGAATTGCAACGAAGCACGAAGAAATCTAACAACATATGCATGTAAAGGCAACAGTGAATGTGTTAATTTCGATACCAACATTGCAGGGTATCTCTGCAACTGCTCCAAAGGATACCAAGGCAATCCATACCTCGACCCGGGGTGCCAAG ATGCGGATGAATGCACGGATAATCCATGCGACCCCAACGCGGATTGCACGAATACTCCCGGGAGTTTTATCTGCAAATGTCGTAAGAGATATGGTGGCGACGGTATGAAAGACGGAAGTGGTTGCACTAAGTTGCCGCCATCTACAATTATCAATGTCTCCATAG GAGTTGGTGCTGGAGTGGGATTTATAATGCTACTAGCAATATGCTTTTATGTATATAAGGCAAAGCAGaaaagaaacaagagaatagagaaagagaaattCTTTGAACATCTTCTTTTACAACATCAAACAAACGAAGGCACACTCGAAAGAACCAAACTTTTCCCCGCAAAAGAGTTGGAGAAAGCCACCGATAACTTCAACGCGAGCCGAATTCTCGGACAAGGAGGACAAGGCACGGTGTACAAAGGAATGTTATCTGACGGTAAGATCGTCGCTATCAAGAAACTGAAGTTGGTAGACGAGGATCAACTAGAGCAGTTGATCAATGAAGTCGTGATACTATCGCAGATAAACCACAGAAACGTCGTTAAATTGTTGGGGTGTTGTTTGGCCACCGAGGTTCCTCTCCTCGTATACGAGTTCGTCTCTCACGGGACTCTTTTCGATCTCATCCATGACCGCAATGCTGAAATTTCCCTTTCTTGGGACATGCGTCTGAAAATGGCAGCAGATATAGCAGGGGCACTGGCGTACTTGCATTCAGCATCTTCAGTACCTATCTTTCACAGAGACGTCAAGTCTAGTAATATCCTTCTAGATGAAAAATATGTGGTCAAAGTGTCAGACTTCGGGACTTCCAAGGTTGTCGCAGTGGATCAGACCCACCTGACCACGTTAGTGAAAGGGACATTCGGGTATCTAGATCCAGAGTATTTCCAGACTAGTCAGTTCACAGACAAGAGCGATGTGTACAGCTTTGGAGTAGTGCTTGCCGAGCTTCTGACAGGACGAAGGCCGATATCGTCAGATACGACAGAAGGCGACAGGAACCTAGCGGCGCGTTTCCTGGCTTCGTTGGAAGCTGGCGATCTCGAGAGTATTCTCGATGCCCGGGTGTCGGAGGAAGGTGGGAGGGAAGAGGTCGGTAGTGTTGCAAGGCTTGCGGAAAGGTGCTTGAATCACAAGGGGAAAATGAGGCCAAGTATGAGAGAAGTAGCAACGGAGTTGGAAAGCATTAGAATATCGCAAATGCCTTCAAATGCAAGGGATGAAGAAGGTATAGAAACTAGTGGATGTGAAGTGAAGCCAATGATGATTACAGACATAGATTACACGTGGGCTAGTGGTAAAAGTGAGATCTCTTCTCCATCGGATACACGTCCCTTCATTTCTGATATTGTGTGA
- the LOC125206072 gene encoding probable inactive nicotinamidase At3g16190 isoform X1 codes for MAEEWKHTVLLVIDMQKDLILPYSPAAVKGGEAIVPNVINAVEVARNRDIPIIWVVREHDSLGRDVESFRRHFYASDKTKLLVKGSPGAELVEGLEIKPHDYKLIKTRFSAFLNTNLHSYLQGAGIYKIVVCGVQTPNCIRQTVFDAVSLDYDEVTVIVDATAAATAEIHNANVVDMKNIGVATPTLEEWCHTNN; via the exons ATGGCAGAGGAGTGGAAGCACACTGTACTTCTTGTGATTGATATGCAG AAAGATTTGATCTTGCCGTACAGTCCGGCCGCTGTGAAAGGTGGTGAAGCTATTGTGCCAAATGTTATCAACGCCGTTGAAGTAGCTCGAAACCGAGATATTCCGATTATTTGG GTTGTTCGTGAGCACGATTCTCTTGGGAGAGACGTGGAATCATTCCGCAGGCATTTCTATGCTTcagataaaacaaaactacTCGTAAAGGGTAGTCCTGGCGCAGAACTAGTAGAAGGTCTCGAGATCAAACCCCACGACTATAAACTGATAAAAACACGATTTAGCGCGTTCCTTAACACGAACCTTCACTCATATCTACAGGGAGCTGGAATCTACAAGATAGTAGTATGtg gGGTTCAAACTCCAAATTGCATAAGACAGACTGTGTTTGATGCGGTCTCGTTGGACTATGATGAGGTTACTGTCATTGTTGATGCAACTGCTGCTGCCACGGCTGAAATTCACAATG CCAATGTTGTCGACATGAAGAACATCGGAGTGGCAACGCCAACACTCGAAGAATGGTGTCATACCAAtaactag
- the LOC125207882 gene encoding omega-3 fatty acid desaturase, chloroplastic-like, protein MASFVISGCGLKPLPRIYPKPRSVQNSFSTSNLRISRPNQFSSSSIGINQKRNWGLGVSAPLRIQPLEEENEEFDPAAPPPFKLSDIKAAIPKHCWVKDPWRSVGYVVRDVVAVLGMAAAAAYFNSWIVWPLYWFAQSTMFWALFVLGHDCGHGSFSNNPKLNSVFGHFLHSSILVPYHGWRISHRTHHQNHGHVENDESWHPMPEKIYNSLDSMAKKLRFTLPFPMLAYPIYLWTRSPGKKGSHYHPDSDLFVPAERKDVITSTVCWTAMAALLVGLSFVMGPIQLLKLYGIPYLGFVAWLDTVTYLHHHGHEDKLPWYRGKEWSYLRGGLTTLDRDYGLINNIHHDIGTHVIHHLFPQIPHYNLIEATEAAKGVLGKYYREPKKSGPLPLHLLGDLVRSLKKDHYVSDTGDVVYYQTDPQLNGGQKS, encoded by the exons atggcGAGTTTTGTCATATCAGGTTGTGGCTTGAAGCCGCTTCCAAGAATCTATCCTAAACCAAGGAGTGTCCAAAATTCTTTCTCCACCTCTAATTTAAGAATTTCAAGACCCAACCAGTTTTCTTCTTCGTCAATTGGGATTAATCAGAAACGGAATTGGGGTTTGGGAGTGAGTGCGCCATTGAGGATTCAGCCACTGGAAGAAGAGAACGAGGAATTCGACCCGGCGGCGCCGCCTCCGTTCAAGTTGTCTGACATAAAGGCAGCCATTCCTAAGCATTGTTGGGTGAAGGACCCTTGGAGGTCTGTGGGTTATGTGGTGAGAGATGTGGTGGCTGTTTTGGGGATGgcggccgccgccgcctaTTTCAACAGTTGGATTGTTTGGCCATTGTACTGGTTTGCTCAGAGCACCATGTTCTGGGCTCTCTTTGTTCTTGGTCATGACTG TGGCCATGGAAGCTTTTCTAACAATCCCAAGTTGAATAGTGTGTTTGGCCATTTCCTTCACTCTTCAATTTTGGTGCCCTACCATGGATG GAGAATTAGTCACAGAACTCATCATCAGAACCATGGGCATGTTGAGAATGATGAATCTTGGCACCCT ATGCCTGAGAAGATTTACAATAGCTTGGACAGTATGGCCAAGAAATTGAGGTTTACATTGCCTTTCCCTATGTTGGCATATCCTATTTATCTG TGGACACGAAGTCCTGGAAAAAAAGGCTCTCATTACCACCCGGACAGTGATTTGTTTGTCCCGGCTGAGAGGAAAGATGTTATCACCTCAACAGTTTGTTGGACTGCAATGGCTGCCTTGCTTGTAGGACTATCTTTTGTCATGGGTCCGATCCAGCTTCTCAAACTATACGGCATTCCTTACTTG GGCTTTGTAGCGTGGCTTGATACCGTGACTTATTTGCATCATCATGGCCATGAAGATAAGCTCCCTTGGTACCGCGGAAAG GAATGGAGTTATCTGAGAGGCGGGCTCACGACACTTGATCGCGACTACGGATTGATTAACAACATCCATCATGATATAGGAACTCATGTCATACACCATCTCTTCCCCCAAATCCCACACTACAACCTAATAGAAGCT ACGGAAGCAGCAAAGGGGGTGTTGGGAAAGTACTACAGAGAGCCGAAGAAGTCAGGCCCTCTACCACTCCACTTGCTGGGAGACCTCGTGCGAAGCTTGAAGAAGGATCACTATGTGAGCGACACAGGCGACGTCGTCTATTATCAGACAGATCCTCAACTCAATGGGGGTCAAAAATCTTAA
- the LOC125206072 gene encoding probable inactive nicotinamidase At3g16190 isoform X2: MAEEWKHTVLLVIDMQKDLILPYSPAAVKGGEAIVPNVINAVEVARNRDIPIIWVVREHDSLGRDVESFRRHFYASDKTKLLVKGSPGAELVEGSWNLQDSRVQTPNCIRQTVFDAVSLDYDEVTVIVDATAAATAEIHNANVVDMKNIGVATPTLEEWCHTNN, from the exons ATGGCAGAGGAGTGGAAGCACACTGTACTTCTTGTGATTGATATGCAG AAAGATTTGATCTTGCCGTACAGTCCGGCCGCTGTGAAAGGTGGTGAAGCTATTGTGCCAAATGTTATCAACGCCGTTGAAGTAGCTCGAAACCGAGATATTCCGATTATTTGG GTTGTTCGTGAGCACGATTCTCTTGGGAGAGACGTGGAATCATTCCGCAGGCATTTCTATGCTTcagataaaacaaaactacTCGTAAAGGGTAGTCCTGGCGCAGAACTAGTAGAAG GGAGCTGGAATCTACAAGATAGTA gGGTTCAAACTCCAAATTGCATAAGACAGACTGTGTTTGATGCGGTCTCGTTGGACTATGATGAGGTTACTGTCATTGTTGATGCAACTGCTGCTGCCACGGCTGAAATTCACAATG CCAATGTTGTCGACATGAAGAACATCGGAGTGGCAACGCCAACACTCGAAGAATGGTGTCATACCAAtaactag
- the LOC125205782 gene encoding zinc finger CCCH domain-containing protein 29-like: MCSDSKNKRSPFDLEMEAGFHVEKHGNCSKLLELAATDDLAGFVHEVEQGGCDVDEVSCWYGRSFGWKKMGYEERTPMMIAALYGSTEVLGYIIATGRVDVNRACGSDGATALHCAAAGGSWSSVEVVELLMAASADSSVVDVSGRKPGDLIAPCVRSSADPRRKQLEMLLNGVSSEGEEEGSKTPLAASERKEYPIDISLPDINNGVYGSDEFRMYTFKVKPCSRAYSHDWTECPFVHPGENARRRDPRKYHYTCVPCPEFKKGNCGKGDGCEYAHGVFESWLHPAQYRTRLCKDETGCSRKVCFFAHKPEELRPLYASTGSAMPSPKTLSALDMATTLMMTSNTSTPPTSPSVTCSSPMGGNMWPNKMSLATPPALQLPGSRLKTALSARDVDLDLKMLGLDRIRTQHGQQLVEEMASLSSPYSRMADLTPTNLDDVYGSINPSLLSQLQGLSPKINGSQMQSPTRQNMNQLRASYPTNVSSSPSRNPSAYGFDSSAAVAAAVMNSRSAAFAKRSQSFIDRSGGGGYHYGPTANSPAGVMPPNHSEWGAPDGKLEWGFNDEEVNRLRKSASFGFRSDSAGANVRSNAGEPDVSWVNTLVKDVPAGGNTGMYSPTRGQGGAGLYSPHQRQAAGG, from the coding sequence ATGTGCAGTGATTCAAAGAATAAACGCAGCCCTTTTGATTTGGAGATGGAGGCTGGATTTCATGTGGAGAAACATGGGAATTGCTCAAAGCTGCTCGAATTAGCGGCCACGGATGATTTGGCTGGCTTCGTACACGAAGTCGAGCAAGGGGGCTGTGATGTTGATGAAGTGAGTTGTTGGTACGGGAGAAGCTTTGGGTGGAAGAAGATGGGGTATGAGGAGAGAACCCCTATGATGATTGCTGCTTTGTATGGGAGCACGGAGGTCTTGGGGTATATAATCGCAACTGGTCGAGTCGATGTCAATAGGGCGTGTGGCTCTGATGGTGCCACGGCCCTCCACTGCGCTGCAGCTGGTGGCTCGTGGTCCTCTGTTGAGGTTGTCGAGCTGTTGATGGCTGCCTCTGCAGACAGCAGCGTTGTGGACGTCTCTGGGAGGAAGCCCGGTGACCTCATTGCCCCGTGTGTGAGATCCTCTGCAGATCCGAGGAGGAAGCAGCTGGAGATGTTGTTGAATGGGGTGAGCAGCGAGGGGGAGGAAGAGGGGAGCAAGACGCCATTGGCTGCGAGTGAGAGGAAAGAGTATCCGATTGATATATCGTTACCGGATATAAACAATGGTGTTTATGGCAGTGATGAGTTTAGGATGTATACCTTTAAGGTGAAGCCCTGCTCGAGGGCTTATTCACACGACTGGACGGAGTGTCCATTTGTCCACCCCGGTGAGAACGCGAGGAGGCGTGATCCGAGGAAGTATCACTACACTTGCGTCCCTTGCCCTGAGTTCAAGAAGGGGAACTGTGGGAAGGGCGATGGATGCGAGTATGCTCATGGTGTTTTCGAGTCGTGGCTGCATCCCGCGCAGTATAGGACTCGCCTTTGCAAGGACGAGACGGGCTGCTCGAGGAAGGTGTGCTTTTTCGCGCACAAACCCGAGGAGCTGCGCCCGTTGTATGCTTCCACGGGCTCGGCCATGCCGTCTCCAAAGACTCTTTCTGCGTTGGACATGGCGACAACGTTGATGATGACTAGTAATACGTCGACACCACCAACGTCCCCATCCGTTACCTGCTCGTCTCCGATGGGGGGAAACATGTGGCCGAACAAGATGAGCCTTGCTACACCGCCTGCTCTGCAGCTGCCCGGGAGTAGGCTGAAGACGGCCTTGAGCGCGAGAGACGTTGATCTGGATCTGAAGATGCTCGGATTGGACAGAATCCGGACCCAACACGGGCAGCAGTTGGTTGAGGAGATGGCTAGTCTCTCGTCTCCATACTCCCGAATGGCTGATCTTACGCCAACGAACCTTGACGACGTATACGGATCCATTAACCCTTCTCTGCTGTCCCAGTTGCAGGGACTGTCACCGAAGATCAACGGCTCGCAGATGCAATCCCCGACTCGACAGAATATGAACCAGCTCCGAGCAAGCTACCCGACGAATGTCTCGTCCTCGCCATCAAGAAATCCCTCAGCATATGGTTTTGACTCCTCCGCTGCAGTAGCTGCAGCGGTCATGAATTCACGGTCAGCTGCCTTCGCGAAACGGAGCCAGAGCTTCATCGACCGCAGCGGTGGCGGTGGATATCATTATGGGCCGACAGCCAATTCGCCGGCTGGTGTCATGCCGCCGAATCACTCGGAGTGGGGTGCTCCCGATGGGAAGCTAGAATGGGGCTTCAATGATGAAGAAGTGAACAGGCTTAGGAAATCAGCCTCGTTCGGTTTTCGATCAGACAGTGCCGGTGCGAACGTTCGTTCCAATGCAGGGGAGCCGGATGTGTCGTGGGTCAACACGCTGGTGAAAGACGTCCCGGCTGGTGGGAACACGGGGATGTACAGCCCGACAAGGGGGCAGGGGGGCGCGGGGCTGTATAGTCCGCACCAGAGGCAGGCTGCCGGTGGGTAG